Proteins encoded by one window of Xanthomonas sp. DAR 80977:
- a CDS encoding alpha-amylase family glycosyl hydrolase, producing MTYRSSLLALALLGACAPPARAQAAAEYYGTLEPFASEAVYFVVTDRFVNGDPGNDHRDQGGAHRTFDIPLPAPPGESDNIGYLGGDFKGVVDNAGYIRGLGFGAVWITPIVDNPDEAFTGGKPISWGSNLSDRGKTGYHGYWGVNFYKLDEHLPSPGLDFAGFTQAMHAQRLKVVLDIVGNHGSPAYTMPKRQPMFGQVFDRDGKLVADHQNLPPARLDPAHNPLHAFYNTGGGLAELSDFNERNPAVMDYLVGAYAQWLGQGADAFRIDTIGWMPDSFWHEFVRRIRAQRPGMFMFGEAFDYDARKIAGHTWARNAGVSVLDFPLKQALASVFGHARGGFEQLQAPLYLERGPYANPYELMTFYDNHDMARLDASDAGFIDAHNWLFTARGIPVIYYGSETGFMRGRAEHAGNRNYFGQQRVDAAPQSPIFAPLQRIATLRQRTPALQRGLQLNLRLSGDEAVFYRVLQHAGSTQTALVLLNKSDAPKTLEVRRYLQPGTWHDGFDGSAIEVADSLRAEVPAHGVRVFLSDAPIVRSDLRARLDWLMAAKDGVEPLQ from the coding sequence ATGACGTATCGGAGTTCGCTGCTGGCGCTGGCCCTGCTGGGCGCATGCGCGCCACCGGCGCGTGCGCAGGCCGCGGCGGAGTACTACGGCACGCTGGAACCGTTCGCCAGCGAGGCGGTGTATTTCGTGGTCACCGACCGCTTCGTCAACGGCGATCCCGGCAACGATCACCGCGACCAGGGCGGCGCGCACCGCACCTTCGACATCCCGCTGCCGGCGCCGCCGGGCGAGAGCGACAACATCGGCTACCTGGGCGGCGACTTCAAGGGCGTGGTCGACAATGCCGGCTACATCCGCGGCCTGGGTTTCGGTGCGGTGTGGATCACCCCGATCGTCGACAACCCGGACGAAGCGTTCACCGGCGGCAAGCCGATCAGTTGGGGCAGCAACCTCAGCGATCGCGGCAAGACTGGCTACCACGGCTACTGGGGCGTCAATTTCTACAAGCTCGACGAACACCTGCCCAGCCCGGGCCTGGACTTCGCCGGCTTCACCCAGGCGATGCATGCGCAGCGGCTGAAGGTGGTGCTGGACATCGTCGGCAACCATGGTTCGCCGGCGTATACGATGCCGAAGCGGCAGCCGATGTTCGGCCAGGTGTTCGACCGCGACGGCAAGCTCGTCGCCGACCACCAGAACCTGCCGCCGGCCAGGCTGGATCCGGCGCACAACCCGCTGCATGCGTTCTACAACACCGGCGGCGGCCTGGCCGAGCTGTCGGACTTCAACGAGCGCAATCCGGCGGTGATGGACTATCTGGTCGGGGCCTACGCGCAATGGCTGGGGCAGGGCGCCGACGCCTTCCGCATCGACACCATCGGCTGGATGCCGGACAGCTTCTGGCACGAGTTCGTGCGCCGCATCCGCGCACAGCGGCCGGGCATGTTCATGTTCGGCGAAGCCTTCGACTACGACGCGCGCAAGATCGCCGGGCACACCTGGGCGCGCAACGCCGGGGTCAGCGTGCTGGATTTCCCGTTGAAGCAGGCGCTGGCGTCGGTGTTCGGGCATGCGCGCGGCGGCTTCGAGCAGTTGCAGGCGCCGCTGTACCTGGAGCGCGGCCCGTACGCCAATCCGTACGAGCTGATGACCTTCTACGACAACCACGACATGGCGCGGCTGGATGCCAGCGACGCCGGTTTCATCGATGCGCACAACTGGCTGTTCACCGCGCGCGGCATCCCGGTGATCTACTACGGCTCGGAGACCGGCTTCATGCGCGGCCGCGCCGAGCATGCCGGCAACCGCAACTACTTCGGCCAGCAGCGGGTCGATGCCGCGCCGCAGAGCCCGATCTTCGCGCCGCTGCAGCGCATCGCGACGCTGCGCCAGCGCACGCCGGCGCTGCAGCGCGGGCTGCAGCTCAACCTGCGCCTGTCCGGCGACGAGGCGGTGTTCTACCGCGTGTTGCAGCATGCCGGCAGCACCCAGACCGCGCTGGTGCTGCTGAACAAGAGCGACGCGCCGAAGACGCTGGAGGTGCGGCGCTACCTGCAGCCGGGCACCTGGCACGACGGCTTCGACGGCAGCGCGATCGAGGTCGCGGACAGCTTGCGCGCCGAGGTGCCGGCGCATGGCGTGAGGGTGTTCCTGTCCGATGCGCCGATCGTCCGTTCGGACCTGCGCGCGCGGCTGGATTGGCTGATGGCGGCCAAGGATGGCGTGGAGCCGCTGCAGTAG
- a CDS encoding glycoside hydrolase family 97 protein has product MPQFHAMPRARRTLRLPVLFAAALLCTAPLLRAEPKTVASVDSPGKVLRVALQLDDGKPSYRVQRLGDTVIGESRLGFQLRDGRLDRDLAVLAQATRSVDETWEQPWGERRYVRNHYNELRVELGERGGQRRRFAMLFRVYDDGLGFRYSFPQQPGMREAIIDEELTEFAIAPEATAWWIPAGEPIHYEYLYRQTPLNQVALAHTPITMRSRHGLHIALHEAALVDYAGMWLRRGDDQRLHAQLSPSAQGWKVRRSLPFDTPWRTVQIADHAGGLVDSNLILNLNEPNALGDVSWVHPAKYVGVWWSMHLNQQTWATGPKHGATTANTRRYIDFAAAHGFRGVLVEGWNPGWNGEWFGNGGGFDFTRPTPDFDIEALSAYAAKRGVHLIGHHETGCAVQHYEDQLDAALDLYARLGVDTFKTGYVCDDGQVDRRNPAGGPLWREWHDGQFMAQHHLKVVREAAARHLSVNAHEPIKDTGLRRTYPNWLSREGARGMEYNAWGQPPNPPEHEVNLVFTRMLAGPMDYTPGILSLKGRDGQPIPSTLARQLALYVAIYSPIQMAADLPEHYLQHRDAFRFIEDVAVDWDDSRVLDGEVGDYVTLVRKDRHSRDWYLGSITDEHGRVLPVSLAFLEPGVRYRAEIYRDGDAADYRSNPFDFVREQREVTSADRLELKLAPGGGQAIRFTPVDAAAGAGGNAAARR; this is encoded by the coding sequence ATGCCGCAGTTTCATGCCATGCCACGCGCGCGCCGGACCCTGCGCCTGCCAGTGCTGTTCGCGGCCGCGTTGTTGTGCACCGCACCGCTGCTGCGCGCAGAACCGAAGACCGTGGCCAGCGTGGACTCGCCGGGCAAGGTGCTGCGGGTCGCGCTGCAACTGGACGACGGCAAGCCGAGCTACCGCGTGCAGCGCCTGGGCGACACCGTGATCGGCGAGTCCAGGCTGGGCTTCCAGTTGCGCGACGGGCGCCTGGATCGCGATCTGGCGGTGCTGGCGCAGGCCACGCGCAGCGTGGACGAGACCTGGGAGCAACCGTGGGGCGAACGCCGCTACGTGCGCAACCACTACAACGAACTGCGCGTGGAGCTGGGCGAGCGTGGCGGCCAGCGGCGCCGCTTCGCGATGCTGTTCCGGGTCTACGACGATGGCCTGGGCTTCCGCTACAGCTTCCCGCAGCAACCCGGCATGCGCGAAGCGATCATCGACGAGGAACTGACCGAGTTCGCCATCGCGCCGGAAGCCACCGCCTGGTGGATCCCGGCCGGCGAGCCGATCCACTACGAATACCTGTACCGGCAGACGCCGCTGAACCAGGTCGCGCTGGCGCATACGCCGATCACGATGCGCAGCCGCCACGGACTGCACATCGCCCTGCACGAGGCCGCCCTGGTCGACTACGCCGGGATGTGGCTGCGCCGCGGCGACGACCAGCGCCTGCACGCGCAGCTGTCGCCGTCGGCGCAAGGCTGGAAAGTCAGACGCAGCCTGCCGTTCGACACGCCGTGGCGCACCGTGCAGATCGCCGACCACGCCGGCGGCCTGGTCGATTCCAACCTGATCCTCAACCTCAACGAACCCAATGCGCTCGGCGACGTGAGCTGGGTGCACCCGGCCAAGTACGTGGGCGTGTGGTGGTCGATGCACCTCAACCAGCAGACCTGGGCGACCGGGCCGAAGCACGGCGCGACCACCGCCAACACCCGCCGCTACATCGACTTCGCCGCCGCGCACGGCTTTCGCGGCGTGCTGGTGGAAGGCTGGAATCCCGGCTGGAACGGCGAATGGTTCGGCAACGGCGGCGGCTTCGATTTCACCCGGCCCACGCCGGACTTCGACATCGAAGCGCTCAGCGCCTACGCCGCCAAGCGCGGCGTGCACCTGATCGGCCACCACGAGACCGGCTGCGCGGTGCAGCACTACGAAGACCAGCTCGACGCCGCCCTGGACCTGTATGCGCGCCTGGGCGTGGACACCTTCAAGACCGGCTACGTCTGCGACGACGGCCAGGTGGACCGGCGCAATCCGGCCGGCGGGCCGCTGTGGCGCGAGTGGCACGACGGCCAGTTCATGGCGCAGCACCACCTGAAGGTGGTGCGCGAAGCCGCCGCGCGGCATCTGTCGGTCAACGCGCACGAGCCGATCAAGGACACCGGCCTGCGCCGCACCTATCCCAACTGGCTGTCGCGCGAAGGCGCGCGCGGCATGGAGTACAACGCCTGGGGCCAGCCGCCGAACCCGCCCGAGCACGAGGTCAACCTGGTCTTCACCCGCATGCTGGCCGGGCCGATGGACTACACCCCCGGCATCCTCAGCCTGAAGGGCCGCGACGGCCAGCCGATCCCGAGCACGCTGGCGCGGCAGCTGGCGCTGTACGTGGCGATCTACAGCCCGATCCAGATGGCCGCCGACCTGCCCGAACATTACCTGCAGCACCGCGACGCGTTCCGCTTCATCGAGGACGTGGCGGTGGACTGGGACGACAGCCGCGTCCTCGACGGCGAGGTCGGCGACTACGTGACCCTGGTGCGCAAGGACCGCCACAGCCGCGACTGGTACCTGGGCAGCATCACCGACGAACACGGCCGGGTGCTGCCGGTGTCGCTGGCGTTCCTGGAACCGGGCGTGCGCTACCGCGCCGAGATCTACCGCGACGGCGACGCGGCGGACTACCGCAGCAACCCGTTCGACTTCGTGCGCGAGCAGCGCGAGGTCACCAGCGCCGACCGGTTGGAACTGAAGCTGGCGCCGGGCGGCGGCCAGGCGATCCGCTTCACGCCGGTGGACGCTGCGGCCGGTGCCGGCGGCAACGCGGCGGCACGTCGCTAG
- a CDS encoding MFS transporter — translation MSVVSRAKPALSFWQIWNMCFGFLGIQFGFALQNANASRIFQTLGADMEQVPGLWIAAPLTGLIVQPIVGYLSDRTWNRFGRRRPYFMVGALFTTLALLVMPNSPALWVAAGTLWILDASINISMEPFRAFVGDQLPQRQRASGYAMQSFFIGVGAVVASMLPWLLAQWGVSNTAAPGHVPATVRYAFYLGGAVLFLSIGWTVLRTREYPPEALQGFDDAPPSHAAEHAATLPRADGAAAIWLLLGLAGAAAIFWSRGDRMLYVLAGLVAGYGLLRWLAPRLRPGHMLAAIMRDVQAMPPAMRRLAWVQFFSWFALFAMWIYTTAAVTQTHYGATDTASAAYNDGANWVGVLFGAYNGFAALAAIAIPLLVRAVGLRVSHLLNLCLGAAGLLSFLWIRDPQWLLLSMLGVGFAWASILSLPYALLSDSVPAAKMGVYMGIFNFFIVIPQLVAVSVLGFVLSHWLGGRPLYALGIGGASLLLAALCVLRVPAEHGARQ, via the coding sequence ATGAGCGTCGTGTCGCGCGCCAAGCCGGCGCTGTCGTTCTGGCAGATCTGGAACATGTGCTTCGGCTTCCTCGGCATCCAGTTCGGTTTCGCGCTGCAGAACGCCAATGCCAGCCGCATCTTCCAGACCCTGGGCGCGGACATGGAGCAGGTGCCTGGCCTGTGGATCGCCGCGCCGCTGACCGGGTTGATCGTGCAGCCGATCGTCGGCTATCTGTCCGACCGCACCTGGAACCGCTTCGGCCGGCGCCGCCCGTATTTCATGGTCGGCGCGCTGTTCACCACGCTGGCGCTGCTGGTGATGCCCAACTCGCCGGCGCTGTGGGTGGCGGCCGGCACGCTGTGGATCCTGGATGCGTCGATCAACATCTCGATGGAACCGTTCCGCGCCTTCGTCGGCGACCAGTTGCCGCAACGCCAGCGCGCCAGCGGCTACGCGATGCAGAGCTTCTTCATCGGCGTGGGCGCGGTGGTGGCGAGCATGCTGCCGTGGCTGCTGGCGCAGTGGGGGGTGAGCAATACCGCCGCGCCGGGCCACGTGCCGGCCACGGTGCGCTATGCCTTCTACCTGGGCGGCGCGGTGTTGTTCCTGTCCATCGGCTGGACCGTGCTGCGCACGCGCGAGTATCCGCCCGAGGCGCTGCAGGGGTTCGACGACGCGCCGCCGTCGCATGCCGCCGAACACGCGGCCACCCTGCCGCGTGCGGATGGCGCAGCGGCGATCTGGCTGCTGCTCGGTCTTGCCGGCGCCGCGGCGATCTTCTGGAGCCGCGGCGACCGCATGCTGTACGTGCTGGCCGGCCTGGTCGCCGGCTACGGGCTGTTGCGATGGCTGGCGCCGAGGTTGCGGCCCGGGCACATGCTGGCGGCGATCATGCGCGACGTGCAGGCGATGCCGCCGGCGATGCGGCGCCTGGCCTGGGTGCAGTTCTTCTCCTGGTTCGCGCTGTTCGCGATGTGGATCTACACCACCGCGGCGGTGACGCAGACCCATTACGGCGCCACCGACACCGCCTCGGCGGCCTACAACGACGGCGCCAACTGGGTGGGCGTGCTGTTCGGCGCCTACAACGGCTTCGCGGCGCTGGCGGCGATCGCGATCCCGCTGCTGGTGCGTGCGGTCGGCCTGCGTGTCAGCCATCTGCTCAACCTGTGCCTGGGCGCGGCGGGGTTGCTGTCGTTCCTGTGGATCCGCGACCCGCAATGGCTGCTGCTGTCGATGCTCGGCGTCGGCTTCGCCTGGGCCTCGATCCTGTCGCTGCCGTATGCCTTGCTGTCCGACAGCGTGCCGGCGGCGAAGATGGGCGTGTACATGGGCATCTTCAATTTCTTCATCGTGATCCCGCAACTGGTCGCGGTCAGCGTGCTGGGCTTCGTGCTCAGCCACTGGCTGGGCGGCCGCCCGCTGTATGCGCTGGGCATCGGCGGCGCCAGCCTGCTGCTGGCGGCGCTGTGCGTGCTGCGGGTTCCGGCCGAACACGGAGCAAGGCAATGA
- a CDS encoding TonB-dependent receptor: MLNHKRNALTLAVAIAMTPMLAAAQSETQSATATTAADGPVTELDKVEVTGIRRGIESAIAIKKDSTSIVEAISAEDIGKLPDVSIAESLARLPGLAAQRVAGRAQVISVRGLSPDFSTTLLNGREVVSTGDNRSVEFDQYPSELVSGVTVYKTPDAGLVGQGLSGTVDMQTARPLSFGERVIAIGGRYQRNSLGKAADVDPYGNRFSASYIDQFADRTIGLSLGYAHTDTPIQENQVGLYEPWSTQNTDSGARPGVAAGTYFSDGIKALRRTGNSKRDGVMATLQYRPSNAWTSTLDAFHTEAEQIDTANQFEVNLSNYNGGYTPGLAIGGAQVNDNGTFTGGSASGVYPLVRGMYNKREDKIDAFGWNNEINAGVVRIIADVNYSKATRKELNLENNLQLTPMPQLDTVGLAYRNNGFSQISPGLDYSNPDALYITNTIYGSGYGKAPRVEDVLKGARLQASFPLPEALRWFSDLDVGVNYANREKEKRQPEGNITLGAQGDTTIAPDLQYAPVNLGFAGIGYIPAWNVPGAVSRYMEFAPTEDASYLVSKAWTVQEKITTAWVRANIDTEWGEVGVRGNVGVQLQHADQSSQANYWDASQPAGSEVRPIDEGKTYNDWLPSLNLAFQFPHEQTLRFALAKQVARPRVDQLRASLEFGVDNATGKPGASGGNPTLDPWRANALDISYEKYFGAKAYVAAAFFYKDLKSYIYTQTRDDYDFSALVAGYVPPPGAAPVQTTGTFSAPFNGKGGTLRGLELTASLPLDMLFAPLEGFGIQASATFNDSDVKIRDPESASSVGDGEISLPGLSKRVYNLTAYYERNGFEARVSQRRRSDFIGEIGNFNGNRTLRYVVGENITDAQISYTFGDHSSLKGLSLLLQASNLSNSPYRTYAETKDRPLEYIEWGRTYVLGVNYKF, translated from the coding sequence ATGTTGAACCACAAGCGCAATGCGCTGACGCTGGCCGTGGCCATCGCCATGACACCGATGCTGGCCGCCGCACAGTCCGAAACGCAGTCCGCCACCGCCACCACAGCTGCCGACGGCCCGGTCACCGAACTGGACAAGGTCGAGGTGACCGGCATCCGTCGCGGCATCGAGAGCGCGATCGCGATCAAGAAGGATTCCACGTCCATCGTCGAGGCGATCTCGGCCGAGGACATCGGCAAGCTGCCCGACGTCAGCATCGCCGAATCGCTCGCGCGCCTGCCCGGCCTGGCCGCGCAACGCGTGGCCGGACGTGCCCAGGTGATCAGCGTGCGCGGCCTGTCGCCCGACTTCTCCACCACCCTGTTGAACGGCCGCGAGGTGGTCAGCACCGGCGACAACCGCAGCGTCGAGTTCGACCAGTACCCGTCCGAGCTGGTCAGCGGCGTCACCGTCTACAAGACCCCCGATGCCGGCCTGGTCGGCCAGGGCCTGTCGGGCACGGTGGACATGCAGACCGCGCGCCCGCTCAGCTTCGGCGAACGCGTGATCGCGATCGGCGGGCGCTACCAGCGCAATTCGCTGGGCAAGGCCGCCGACGTCGATCCGTACGGCAACCGCTTCAGCGCCAGCTACATCGACCAGTTCGCCGACCGCACCATCGGCCTGTCGCTCGGCTACGCGCACACCGATACGCCGATCCAGGAGAACCAGGTCGGCCTGTACGAGCCGTGGAGCACGCAGAACACCGACAGCGGCGCACGGCCGGGCGTGGCCGCCGGCACCTATTTCTCCGACGGCATCAAGGCGCTGCGCCGCACCGGCAATTCCAAGCGCGACGGCGTGATGGCGACCCTGCAGTACCGCCCTTCCAACGCCTGGACCAGCACGCTCGACGCCTTCCACACCGAGGCCGAGCAGATCGACACCGCCAACCAGTTCGAGGTCAACCTCAGCAACTACAACGGCGGCTATACCCCGGGCCTGGCCATCGGCGGCGCCCAGGTCAACGACAACGGCACCTTCACCGGCGGCAGCGCCAGCGGCGTGTATCCGCTGGTACGCGGCATGTACAACAAGCGCGAGGACAAGATCGACGCGTTCGGCTGGAACAACGAGATCAACGCCGGCGTGGTGCGGATCATCGCCGACGTGAACTACTCCAAGGCCACGCGCAAGGAACTCAACCTAGAGAACAATCTGCAGCTGACGCCGATGCCGCAACTCGACACGGTGGGCCTGGCCTACCGCAACAACGGCTTCTCGCAGATCTCGCCCGGGCTGGACTATTCCAACCCCGACGCGCTGTACATCACCAACACCATCTACGGCTCCGGCTACGGCAAGGCGCCGCGCGTGGAGGACGTGCTGAAGGGTGCGCGCCTGCAGGCCAGCTTCCCGCTGCCCGAAGCGCTGCGCTGGTTCTCCGACCTGGACGTGGGCGTGAACTACGCCAACCGCGAGAAGGAAAAGCGCCAGCCCGAGGGCAACATCACCCTCGGCGCGCAGGGCGACACCACCATCGCCCCCGACCTGCAGTACGCGCCGGTGAACCTGGGCTTCGCCGGCATCGGCTACATCCCCGCCTGGAACGTGCCGGGCGCGGTGTCGCGCTACATGGAGTTCGCTCCCACCGAGGACGCCTCGTACCTGGTCTCCAAGGCCTGGACCGTGCAGGAAAAGATCACCACCGCCTGGGTGCGCGCCAATATCGACACCGAATGGGGCGAGGTGGGCGTGCGCGGCAACGTCGGCGTGCAGTTGCAGCACGCCGACCAGTCGTCGCAGGCGAACTATTGGGATGCCTCGCAACCCGCCGGCAGCGAAGTGCGGCCGATCGACGAAGGCAAGACCTACAACGACTGGCTGCCGAGCCTGAACCTCGCCTTCCAGTTCCCGCACGAGCAGACCCTGCGCTTCGCCCTGGCCAAGCAGGTCGCGCGGCCGCGCGTGGACCAGTTGCGCGCCTCGCTGGAATTCGGCGTGGACAACGCCACCGGCAAGCCCGGCGCCAGCGGCGGCAACCCGACGCTCGATCCGTGGCGCGCCAACGCCCTGGACATCTCCTACGAGAAGTACTTCGGCGCCAAGGCCTATGTCGCCGCCGCGTTCTTCTATAAGGACCTGAAGAGCTACATCTATACCCAGACCCGCGACGACTACGACTTCTCGGCGCTGGTCGCCGGCTACGTGCCGCCGCCGGGCGCGGCGCCGGTGCAGACCACCGGCACCTTCAGCGCGCCGTTCAACGGCAAGGGCGGCACGCTGCGCGGCCTGGAGCTGACCGCCTCGCTGCCGCTGGACATGCTGTTCGCCCCGCTGGAAGGCTTCGGCATCCAGGCCAGCGCCACCTTCAACGACAGCGACGTCAAGATCCGCGATCCGGAAAGCGCATCCAGCGTGGGCGACGGCGAGATCAGCCTGCCGGGCCTGTCCAAGCGCGTCTACAACCTCACCGCCTACTACGAGCGCAACGGCTTCGAGGCGCGCGTCAGCCAGCGCCGGCGTTCGGACTTCATCGGCGAGATCGGCAACTTCAACGGCAATCGCACCCTGCGCTACGTGGTCGGCGAGAACATCACCGACGCGCAGATCAGCTACACCTTCGGCGACCACAGCAGCCTGAAAGGCCTGAGCCTGCTGCTGCAGGCGAGCAACCTGAGCAACTCGCCGTACCGCACCTACGCCGAGACCAAGGATCGCCCGCTGGAGTACATCGAGTGGGGCCGCACCTACGTGCTCGGGGTGAACTACAAGTTCTAG
- a CDS encoding Six-hairpin glycosidase-like protein: protein MLKMICLAATLGAAVSASAWQTSLQWRGRTAQAVAGTDGGFVLTSAQGTRTLAAQPLRSETASPLFDALFALAQQELHDDQVDAIRDPAFDHGKPLPCDCYQTGERWPYVWTRDVSYAADLALARLDPERTRRSLRFKLSAMRGADALPGLFVAQDTGSGGSWPVSSDRVVWFLAARHLLDDAQFAADTRAALDATLAQDRAFAFDPRIGLYRGETSFLDWREQTYPAWTRDDVRFIAESFALSTNVLHYQALRLGERLARGQGDGVAAARYAGWADALKQAIAQRFWREDRGTYASYLGSAAHPVAYESYDLLGLSLAVLADVLPRERARQALARYPAVEAGSPVVWPQQRDVPIYHNRAIWPFVSAYALRAARHTDDSARIAFEVRSLLRGAALAGSNMENYEFLSQAAHVDDGPLSGPVVNSPRQLWSVAGYLAMVIEGVFGVEDDGSVAPKLPVSLVPMLFGERDQIALQLHERRIVLRRPAQLHGDLLVAGTTRTDDGVTTVQLVARGTKSAPVPLLAAADAFAPLAPPAPRVERDAQGWRVAAAADTVLYVDGQRWPGAADGARLPLREQVQCLSLTRRDAHWESLHSPSVCVGDVVRLAGGDDWRWTVPRDGEYRLSLRYVNAHGPINTGVTAAVKQLQLQCGAAAPQRMPVVMPHSVGEQESTAAVFALKAGQACRIRLAPAANMSALQHFARYTGGQGGADGVVNAADVAALLIAPAGAAQERR, encoded by the coding sequence ATGCTGAAGATGATCTGCTTGGCCGCCACCTTGGGTGCCGCGGTGTCCGCGTCTGCGTGGCAGACGTCGTTGCAATGGCGCGGCCGGACCGCGCAGGCCGTGGCCGGTACCGACGGCGGCTTCGTGCTGACCTCGGCGCAGGGCACGCGCACTTTGGCGGCGCAGCCGCTGCGCAGCGAAACCGCCAGCCCGCTGTTCGATGCGCTGTTCGCGCTGGCGCAGCAGGAGTTGCACGACGACCAGGTCGATGCGATCCGCGATCCCGCCTTCGACCATGGCAAGCCGCTGCCGTGCGACTGCTACCAGACCGGCGAACGCTGGCCCTACGTGTGGACCCGCGACGTCAGTTATGCCGCCGATCTGGCGCTGGCGCGGCTGGATCCGGAGCGCACGCGGCGCTCGCTGCGCTTCAAGCTGTCGGCGATGCGCGGCGCGGACGCGCTGCCGGGCCTGTTCGTGGCCCAGGACACCGGTTCCGGCGGCAGTTGGCCGGTGAGCAGCGACCGCGTGGTCTGGTTCCTGGCCGCGCGGCACCTGCTCGATGATGCGCAGTTCGCCGCCGACACCCGCGCCGCGCTCGACGCGACGTTGGCGCAGGATCGGGCGTTCGCGTTCGACCCGCGCATCGGCCTGTACCGCGGCGAGACCTCGTTCCTGGACTGGCGCGAGCAGACCTATCCGGCCTGGACCCGCGACGATGTACGCTTCATCGCCGAGTCGTTCGCGCTGTCCACCAACGTGCTGCACTACCAGGCGTTGCGCCTGGGCGAGCGGCTGGCGCGCGGGCAGGGCGACGGCGTGGCCGCGGCGCGCTATGCCGGCTGGGCGGACGCGCTGAAGCAGGCGATCGCGCAGCGCTTCTGGCGCGAGGACCGCGGCACCTACGCCAGCTATCTCGGCAGCGCCGCGCATCCGGTGGCCTACGAAAGCTACGACCTGCTGGGCCTGTCGCTGGCGGTGCTGGCCGACGTGCTGCCGCGCGAACGCGCACGCCAGGCGCTGGCGCGCTATCCGGCGGTCGAGGCCGGCAGCCCGGTGGTGTGGCCGCAGCAGCGGGACGTGCCGATCTACCACAACCGCGCGATCTGGCCGTTCGTCAGCGCCTATGCGTTGCGCGCGGCGCGGCATACCGACGACAGCGCGCGCATCGCCTTCGAAGTGCGCTCGCTGCTGCGCGGCGCCGCACTGGCCGGCTCGAACATGGAGAATTACGAATTCCTGAGCCAGGCCGCACATGTGGACGACGGTCCGCTCAGCGGGCCGGTGGTCAATTCGCCGCGGCAACTGTGGTCGGTGGCCGGCTACCTGGCGATGGTGATCGAAGGCGTGTTCGGCGTCGAAGACGACGGCAGCGTGGCGCCCAAGCTGCCGGTGAGCCTGGTGCCGATGCTGTTCGGCGAGCGCGACCAGATCGCGCTGCAGCTGCACGAGCGGCGCATCGTGCTGCGGCGGCCTGCGCAACTGCACGGCGACCTGCTGGTGGCCGGCACCACGCGCACCGATGACGGCGTGACGACGGTGCAACTGGTCGCGCGCGGAACGAAGAGCGCGCCGGTGCCGCTGCTCGCCGCCGCCGATGCGTTCGCCCCGCTGGCCCCGCCGGCGCCGCGCGTCGAGCGCGATGCGCAGGGCTGGCGCGTGGCCGCCGCCGCCGACACGGTGCTGTACGTCGATGGCCAGCGCTGGCCGGGCGCTGCCGACGGCGCGCGGTTGCCGCTGCGCGAGCAGGTGCAGTGCCTGAGCCTGACCCGGCGCGATGCGCACTGGGAATCGCTGCACAGTCCCAGCGTCTGCGTCGGCGACGTGGTTCGCCTGGCCGGCGGCGACGACTGGCGCTGGACCGTGCCGCGCGATGGCGAGTACCGCTTGAGTCTGCGCTACGTCAATGCGCACGGCCCGATCAACACCGGCGTCACCGCCGCGGTGAAGCAACTGCAGCTGCAATGCGGCGCTGCCGCGCCGCAGCGGATGCCGGTGGTGATGCCGCACAGCGTCGGCGAACAGGAGTCCACCGCAGCGGTGTTCGCGCTGAAGGCTGGGCAGGCCTGCCGCATCCGCCTTGCGCCTGCGGCCAACATGAGCGCGCTGCAGCACTTCGCGCGCTACACCGGCGGCCAGGGCGGCGCCGACGGCGTGGTCAATGCAGCCGATGTCGCCGCGTTGCTGATCGCACCGGCCGGCGCCGCGCAGGAGCGCCGATGA